The genomic DNA CTGATTCGCTATACTTTACTGCGTTATCCAACAAATTCACAATTACTTGTTCAACTTTAAGCTGGTCGGCAAGAAGCTCATACACATTAGAACTATCAAACTCAATTTTAATTCCCTTCTGCTCTGCTTTAGACAGAAATATTTCAATTTCATTTGCGACAAGTTTTGTTAAATCAAACTTTTCTTTTTCAAGTTCAGTTGTCTTTTCTTCAAGTTTAGAAAGCAACAACAGGTCTTTTACAATATAAATAAGTCGCTCGCTATTCTTTTGAACTATTGGCAAATACTCGGTAGTGTTTTCTTCCTGCATTGTCTCAACAAAACCTTTAATGGCTGTAAGTGGTGTCATAAGTTCATGCGATACATTTGCAACAAACTCTTTCTTTATTTTTTCAATGTTTCTTGACTGAGTAACATCAAACAATACAAGCATCACCTCACTTCCCGCCTTAACAAGGGAAACTGTTGGTGCATAGATTAGCCCGTTGCGCGCTACATCTGGCAATTTATGAAACACATTGTCAGAAAGCGAAGAAATACCAGTAAAATCAGATAAAGTAAGTACCTCCCAAAGGTGTTTACCATTTAAATTTTCCAAACTAACAATCTCTGCAAATTTTCGGTTAAATATTATTATTTTTTGATTTTTATCAAATACAACTATTCCCTCTTCAAGTGAAGAGAGAATTCTATTCATAAGTTCTCTACTTTCAGAAAGCTCAGAAAATAAACCTTTGATTTTCTCACCCATAGAATTAAAATTATCCGCAAGATTTTTAACTTCACCTTGTGTTTTAATATAAACTCTTGCTGAAAAATCGCCCGTGGCTATCTTACTAGCGGCAGCACCAATTTGAGAAAGTGGCCCTGCTATTTTTTTTGAAAGTATATACGCTAATAACAAGGAAAGTAATAAAGTAACCAACGCTACATTTAAAATTTTATCCCATATTTCAAGCTGAAAGCCCTTAATAGCAGAAACCGGCACACTTAACCGTAGAACAGCCACACTATTTAAAACACCTTGATCTTTAACTGGTACTGCAACATAAAACATCTGTTTCTTTTCAGTTTGGCTAAACCGCGTTGCTTTTCCTATGCGCCCATCTAAGGCATCACTTATTTCCGGCCTGAATTTATGGTTATCCATTGTTGAGATATCATTTTCAGAATCTGAAAGAACATTGCCCTGCAAGTTAACAACTGTAACTCTTGCATTAATAGCCTTCGCAGCTTTTGCAACATATAAGTTCAAAGCATTTTTGTTATCAATAAATTTCAAAACTTCTGGGGTAAGAAGGGCTGAGTTTTTTTCAAGCGTGTCGGAGAGGAGAGAATAGTGCTGTTTCTTAACAGTTTCAAAAGAAACAAAAAGCAACACAACACAAAGAAGTGTTGTTATAATAAAAAAACTAAAAAAAAGTTTTGCAAATAAACTTTTCATTCTTCTAATTTATAACCTATGCTTCTTATATTTTTTATGAACTTTCCTGCCTTGCCAAGCTTTTCACGCAGATTTTTTATGTGTACATCTACCGTACGATCTAACACAGCTTTTTCTCCCCATAGATGATCAAGAATATTCTCCCTTGAGAAAACAAAACCAATTTTTGACGCAAATAGCTCCAAAAGTTTAAACTCAGTAGTTGTAAGCTCTACCTGCCTGCCATCTACAAAAGCTTTAAACCGTTCAAAATCAAGCTTTAATATTCCACCTATTAAAATCTCTTTTGACACACTCTTTCGTTCATTGCGCCTTAATACCGCCTTTACCCTTGCAACCAACTCTTTTGGCGAAAACGGCTTTGTAACATAATCGTCGGCACCAAACTCAAGACCAAGTATTTTATCGGTTTCATCGGCTTTTGCGGTAAGCATAATAATTGGAATTAAATCATAGCGCGAATCTTTTTTTAAATTTCTACAAATCTCAAAACCGTCCATATCAGGCAACATAATATCTAAAATAACCAATTCTGGTTTTTGCTTGGCAATAAACTTAAAAAACTTAGCGCCATCAGCAAAAACCTTTGGCTCAAAACCACTTTTTCTTAAATTTATAGCTACAAGCTCTAAAATATCTTCTTCGTCATCTACTATTGCAATAAGCTTTGACATTTTTCCTCTTAAAGTAAAATTATCTACTCGTTGAAAATCAATGTAACTTGTTAACTAAATTTTTAAAAATCTGCCCACGATGTTCAAAATTTTTAAATTGATCAAAGGAAGCGCAAGCAGGAGAGAGTAAAACCACATCATTGTTTATGGCATGTTTATTAGCGTAAGTTATTGCGTTTTTGAGTGTTTTGCAATCAATTATTTGAACAACTCCAGCGAAAGCTTTTTTTATAATTAAAGAAGCTTCTCCAATTAACAGAATTCCTTTAACCTTTCGTTTAACTAATGAAAAAATCGGCTTATATGGCGCGCCTTTGTCACGGCCGCCAAGTATAAGCCAAATAGGCCTGTTATATGCTTCAAGTGCTACCCTTGTTGAGTCAACATTTGTACCTTTAGAATCATTTACATAGTCAACACCATTTACCCTTTTAACAAATTCAATTCTATGCTCAACACCCTTAAAATTTTTTACAACTTTTGCAACGGCAAGCGGATTTAATCCTGCGCAAATAGCAATTGCAACTGCAGCCATAGCGTTCTCAATGTTATGCAGACCTGGTATTTTTATGTCTGTCTTAAAAGAAAAATTTACCTTTCCAATTTTAATATGTATGAAGCCATCGGCAAACCAAACACCTTTTTTCAAAGCTCTTTTAGAGCTAAAAAACACAATTTTAGAAATACATTTTTTTGAAAGCACTCTGCAGTGTTTATCTTCAAAATTTAAAATGCAGTAATCTTTGGGCTTTTGGTTTAAAAAAATGTTACTTTTGGCCAGAATATAATTTTGCATATTACCGTGGTGTTCGCAATGGTCAGGAGTTATGTTTAATATGGCACAAATGTTTGGGCGAAACGAGGAAGAGTCCTGTAATTGATAGCTTGAAAGTTCAAGTACAAGGTTAGTTTTTGAATCTACATTATTTACCACTGAAGAAAGCGGCTTGCCAATATTGCCTGCGACAATTGTTTTACCTGTACATTTTTTAAATATCTCGCCGGTAAGCACGGTGGTGGTTGTTTTTCCATTAGTACCGGTTATAGCAACAACTTTTTTAGGTTTAATAAAACTAAGCGCAAAATCAATTTCACTTTTAAGAGGTATTTTCCTCTTATTTACTTTTTTTATAATAGGCAAATCTGCATGTAGGCCAGGGCTTTTAATAACTATGTCAGCATTTAGAACCTTATCGGTATGGCCTTCTATTTCAAAAGGAATATTTTTATTTAATTCTTTTCTATTCTGGCCAGACCTTGAGTCGCTAACAAAAACTTTAGCGCCAAGAGTGTACGCAAGGTTTGCGAAAGATACGCCAGTCAGCCCCATACCTAAAACAGAGATTTTTTTGTCTTTTAATATTTTTTTCATCTTATTTTTAATGACACAAAAGACAACAATGCAAGTATGATGCCAATAATCCAAAACCGCACAGTAACTTTATTTTCGGCAAGGCCGCCAAGCTCAAAGTGATGGTGTAATGGCGACATTCTAAAAACACGCCTTTTAAAATGCCTGAACGAAAAAACCTGAATCATAACAGACAATGCTTCTGCAACAAAAACACCACCCAATACAACTAATATAAGTTCCTGTTTTATAAATATCGCAACAAGCCCCAAAATTCCGCCAAGGAACAAACTGCCTGTATCACCCATAAAAACATCGGCAGGGTAAGCATTAAACCATAAAAATCCAAGGCACGAGCCTATCATAGCCCCCAAAAGCACACTTAATTCACCCGCTCCGACAACATGAACAACCTTGAGATATTTGGCTATTTCAATATGGCCTGCAAAATAGGCGAAAAAAGCTAAAGCAATTGCCGCAATTAATAAATTCCCTACCGCAAGACCGTCTAAGCCATCTGTAAGGTTAACAGCATTTGAACTGCCAACAATTATCAAAAACACAAACAACATATAACCATATGACAAATTTACAAACATACTTTTAATGTATGGTATGTTTACACTTGAAACAAAATTTGAGTTTGATGGTAAAAACCATAAATAAGCGGCAACACCAACAGCAAAAAGGGCCTGCCAAAATAATTTTGTTTTGGCGGAGATACCTTTTGGATTCTTTTTTATAAGCTTTGTGTAATCATCAAGAAAACCCAAAAAACCAAGCCAAAGCATACCAGCAAGGCACAAGAGAATAAACCTATTATCTAAACGAGCCCATAAAAGCGTTGAACCAACAAGTGATACTAATATTAGCAATCCACCCATAGTTGGCGTTCCTGATTTTCCTAAATGTGTTTTTGGGCCATCCTGCCTTATATGCTGGCCTATTTCTTTCTTTTTTAAATAAGAAATAAACCATGGACCCACAAGAAAACTTATAAGCAGACTTGTAAGTATTGCCGCACCACTTCTAAAAGTAATGTATTGAAATATATTTAACGGCGAAAAAAATATTTTTAAAGGATAAAGTAGATGATAAAGCATTTAGTTATTCCCTCTCTTTAATAAATTCAATTGCTTTCTCTAAACGCATTGCGCGAGAAGCTTTTAAAAAAATTGTTTTGTTTTTTATTTCTAGCGAATTTAAAGCTTCGCATAAAGCAGTTACATTTTTAAAATAACCTGCATTTTCAAAATTGTATGATTTGTAAGCAAACCGCATAAGTTCACCAACAAATAACACCTTTTCAAATTTTTTGCCACGCAAATATAAACCAAATTTTTCATGCTCGCTTTGAGCATCCGCGCCAAGTTCAAGCATATCTCCGAGCACCAAAACTATATTTTTACTATCAAAAGAACTTAATAACGCATCAATCGATGCAAGCATAGATGTTGGGTTTGCATTATAGGCATCGTTAATAACCGTTGTGTTTAACGAATGAATTTTTGAAATATTAGAACGCAACGGAGATGTTTTAAATTCACTTAAACCAACCGCTATTTCATCTAAGCTAAAACCAAAGGCGCTTGCGCCAGCACCCGCCGCAAGAGCATTATAAACATTATGTTTACCAAATGTATTTAGCATAACATCTTTTGTTTTTCCAAATACATTTATGTTAAATTTTATATTTTCACCTAAAGATACAATATCTGAGGCAGTTATATCGGCATTGTTATTTATGCCAAAGGTTAAATAATCTACTTTGCTTGTTTTTGCCTCACGCAACAACAACTCATCATCCGCGTTTACAACAGCTAAACCATCTTGCCCTAATGAAGTAAATATTGAACATTTTTCTTTCAAAATTGCATTTTTTGAGCCAAAACCCTCTAAATGCGCAAGCCCTACATTTGTTATTATGGCAACTTGTGGGGCAACAATATCTGAAAGAATTTTTATTTCACCAGGGTAAGATGCACCCAACTCAAGCACACAAAAATCGTAGGAACTATTTAGCCCAAAAACTGTAAGTGGCAAACCAATTTGATTATTAAAATTCCCTTGAGTTTTTAATACTTTAGAACTTGTTTGCAATATTGAAGCGAGCATTTCTTTAGTTGTGGTTTTGCCGCAAGACCCTGTTATCGCCGCCACATTTACACTAAATTTTTTTCTGTAATAATGCGCAAGTGCTCCAAGCGCCGTAGTTGTATTTTCTACAACAATTACAGGTTTATTATTAAGTATATTAGCTAAGTTTTTTACTTTATTTTTCTTGACAACAACCGCTTTGGCTCCAACATTAAAAGCATCTTGTATAAAATCATGACCGTCAAAATTATTCCCGGAAATTGCAAAAAAACAACTGTCTTCAATACTTACCCTTGTATCAATAGAGACACTTGTGACGGAAAAATTTCTATCACCAATAAAATCAGAACTCCCACGCAGTGCACCTATAAGCTCAGAAAAAGATAATTTTTCCATTATTTAATTACTCTTGCTTGTTTTTATGGCAATCTTTGGAATGTATTACTGAACTGAACCCAAATTTTACAATAGGGTTTGGAATTCGTCAAAAGATATGGGATATTTTTTTCTGCAAAAACCTTGCAAATGGAATAACCATTCGCTGCAATTTTTGCATCAAAACTACATCCATCTCTTTCGACTCGGTTCTCAAACCTATTGCAAAGTTCGGATTGAAGGGATTTTACAAACTTTTGCCCGTTTTGCGCAAACTTTCTAAACCTAACTTTGCAACTTCAAAATCACTAAAATGAATTTTATTATTGCCAACTATCTGATAGGTTTCATGCCCTTTGCCCGCAAGTAAAACAACATCACCACTTGCAGCCATTGATAATGCCTCTAAAATTGCATCTTTTCTATCAAGCACAACCTTATAATTTTCTCTCTTTGTTCTTTTTATGCCAACCTCAATATCAAGGGCGATATTGCGCGGGTCTTCACTTCTTGGGTTATCCGATGTAACAATTACATAGTCACTAAGTTCTGTTGCAACGGCTCCCATTATTGGCCTTTTAGTTCTATCCCTGTCACCACCACAACCAAAAACAGTTATAAGTTTACCGCTTGTTAATGGTTTTAACGATGTTAAAACATTCTTTAAGGCATCATCGGTATGGGCATAATCTACCACAACATTAAATGCCTGGCCGAGATCCACTTTTTCCAACCTTCCCGGGACAGAATTTAAACCCTCTAAGCCGCGCTTAACATTTTCAATAGATATTCCATTGTATAATGCAGAAGCCGCAGCTGCTAAAGCATTATAAATATTGTGCTCGCCTATAAAATTTAAAATAACCGGTAATGTTCCAAAATCGCTTTTAAGCAAAAATGATGCATGTTTAGCACTTTTAATTATTTCCTGAGCACTAACTAAGGCGTTATTTTTTATGCCATAGGTAACTTTTTGCGCACTGGGATCAACAACATCTAACATTTTTTTGCCATATGGGTCATCTATATTAATAACAGCAATCTTTTTTTTGTTTTTTCTTTTTTGCACAAGACCTGAAAATAGTTTGGCCTTTGCGTAAAAATAATCATCCATTGTTTTATGAAAATCTAAATGATCGCGCGTAAGGTTTGTAAAAATAGCTGTATCAAACTCTATTCCATTAACTCTGCCAAGAGATAATGCGTGAGAAGATACTTCAATTACAGCGGCAACCTGATGTTCACTAACCATTTTTGCAAGAATTTCATAAAGCTCTGCTGCTTGTGGCGTTGTATTTGGCGAATCGAATGTTTTTTTTGCGTATCGGTAATTCACAGTACCCACAACCCCTGTGGATAAGTCAGAAACATTAAGGATAGATTCCAGAAAATAGGTAATTGTGGTTTTACCATTTGTTCCGGTAACTCCAAAAAGCAAAAGCTGGCTATCCGGGTAGTTATAAAATTTTGCGGCAACCTCAGAAATTACTTCTGATGGCTCAGCTAAAAAAAGTGCGCATGACAAATCGTGTAAGTATTGCGCGCTTACAACAACACAGGCACCAGAATTAATTGCCTGATCAATGTAATTGTTCCCATCAACATGCATACCTTTGATAGCAAAAAAAATAAAACCGTCTTTAACTTTTCGTGAGTCAACTGCAATGCCTTTAACATCAACATCGCCATTGCCATACAAAATACCGTTAGAGCCGGAAAGCAAATCTTTTAGTTTCACTTTATTCCTTTTTAGAAGCAAGGTCTACAACATCGTCGGGATCTATGCGCATATGTCGCACGGCACGGCTTGCCACATTGCAAAAAACAGGAGCGGCAATTGAAGAACCCCAATAATCTCCTTTTGGCTCATCTAAAATTACAAGTATTGTAAACCTTGGATTTGATAGAGGAATTACCCCACAAAATGAAGCAACATACTTGCTTGTTGAATATTTATTTGTTAATTGATCATATTTTTGGGCTGTACCTGTTTTACCACCAACCGAATAACCCAAAACCTTTGCGGCTTTGCCAGTACCATTTTCAACAACTTTTTTTAATATATCCTTTAAATCGTCTGAAACTTCTTTTGGGATAACATTTCTTACAAAGTTATTTTCATTGTCTTGAACTATTGTTCCATCGGCAAATTTAATTTGCTTAATAATTTGGGGCGCAAAAAGCATACCACCATTAACTATGCAAGAGTAAGCACTTAGTATTTGTATAGGAGTAACACTTATACCTTGCCCAAAAGAAATGTTTGGAAGAGAAAGACCTGTCCATTTTTCTGGTGGAGCAAGTATTCCCTTAGCTTCTCCTGAAATATTTATACCGGTTTTACAATAAAATCCAAACTCACGGATAGTGTTGTATAAATTATTTTTTCCAATTTTCTGTCCAATTTTTGCTGCACCAATATTAGATGAGTATTCTATTACCTCATCAAATGTTAGTACACCTCTTTTTTCGTGGTCCCTAATTTTCTTACCATATAATTCATATACACCATTTTCACAATCAAACTTATCTGCGCGAGATACCGTTTTACTTTTAAGCGCTGCGGCGGCTGTTACAAGCTTAAATGTTGAACCTGGCTCATATGTATCGCAAACAACTGGATTCCTAAGGACACTTATATCTTCAACTGTGGCTGAAGGGTCAAAATTCGGCCTGCAAGCCATAGCAAGTATCTCTCCGTTTGAAGGATCTTGTATAATAACTAATCCCTTTTTTGCATTGGTTAAAATAAAAATTTTATCAATTTCTTGCTCAGCAATATACTGCAATTTTTTATCAATTGTAAGGTAAACATCGGCCCCAGCAAGTTTATCTTTATCAATTATTTTTTCAGGAAGAAGCCTGCCTCTTGCATCAACCATGTACTTGTTAACTAAATTGTTTCCACGCAAGTCACTGTCTTTGTTAAGTTCAACACCTTCAATGCCTGTTAAATCGTCTTTCCGAACTGTGCCTATAATATGACAAGCGGTGCGCCCTTCAGGGTAACTTCTATTAAAGTTTTCGTTAAAACCAATACCTTTAACGTTAAGTGACTTTACTTTTAATACAAATTCTTTATCTAAATTTTTTGCAATTGGAATATACCGCCTTTTTTCTTTTCCAATAAAAAAGCTTAGCTGCAAATCAACTCCAACACTTCTAAGGGCAGATATGACCTTTTTCAAATCGCCAGCATCAAGCGGGTCAATAAACATTTCATAACTTTTTGTAGTTAGCGCAAAAATGTTGCCATTTCTATCAAGAATTCTACCTCTTAAAGGCTTTTGTTCTTTGTTTTTTATAGTTTTTTCATTTACGCTGTTATCCAACCTTTCGTGATTCCAAACCTGTAATTGGAAAAGACGCGCAGCCAATAAAACAAAAAACAAAAAACAACATGCCATCACGAAAGTTGGCAACTTATGATTTAAATTATTATTATTTTTATTCAAGGAATATCACCTGGTTTTGCTCTGGTGGAACTAATTTTTTCTCTTTTGCCACTTTTTTTAGCATATCTAATGTAGAGTACTTTTTATTTTCAAATTGCAACTTCTCATTCTCGCAATCCAATCTTTCATCCTCAACTTGTAATTTTTTTAAGTTAATGGCAGAGCTTTTCTCTAAACTATCTTCCAAAACTAACAAGCCAGAATATAATATTGCGACAAGTACAATAAACACAAGTTTTCTTGGCATTGTTTAATTTAACCTTTTAGCAGCCCTAAGTTTTGCGCTTCTGCTTCTTGAGTTAGATGCCACTTCTGCTTCTTTTGGCACAACAATTTTTTTTGTAAGAACCTCATAAACTCCATTTAATTTTTCTTGCCTGAAATTATTTTTCACAATACGATCTTCAAGTGAGTGATAAGAAATAATTACAGCTTTTGCACCAGCTTTTAAGACATCAGGTAAGGATTTAAGCACAGATTCTAAGCTATCCAACTCACTATTTACAGCAATTCTTAATGCTTGAAAAACTTTGGTTGCCGGGTTTATATTGCCAAAACTTTTTTTTGCCTTTTGAACAATTAAAGCAAGTTCATTTGCAGTTTCAATAGGCGCTTGCAAGCGCTTTTGTACTATGTAGCGCGCAATTTTACGCGACTCCCTTTCCTCACCAAAGCGATAAAAAACTTCTGCAAGTTGCTCGCAAGAATATAAATTGACGATATCTTTTGCAGTAAGTTTAGAACGGTTGTCCATGCGCATATCCAAAGGACCCTGCATGAAACTAAAACCCCGTGACTTATCGTCAAATTGTCTTGAAGATACACCGAGATCAAGTAAAACACCATCTAATTTTAAAACTCCTATTTTGTTAATAAGCCCTTTTAATTGCCCAAAATTCCCACGAACAAACTCTATTCTACCAGTGAAACCTGCAGTTTTAATTTTTGCCTGCTCAAGTGCAGCTTCATCGCAATCTATACCGATAATTTTTAGCTTCGGATATTTATTTAGCAGATAAAAACTATGCCCAGCCCCACCAAGAGTGCAATCAGCATAAAGACCACTTGTATTAGTAAGCAGATACTCTTCCACCTCATTAAGCATAACAGGAATGTGGTAGTTTTCCACTTGCATTTAAGCGCCTTTTAGTTAGCTTTAGATTTCTAACTTATCGGACATTTCACTAAGAGAGGTTGAAGCTTTTAAGTAATAATCTTCCCAGAGTTTTTTATCCCAAATTTCAACTCGGTTGCCTACACCAACTATTGTTGTCTCTGTGCTAAAACCCGCATATTTCACCAGTGAGGCAGGAATTAATATGCGGCCTTGTGCGTCCGGAACTACTTCATATGCTCCGGAAAACAACGCTCGTTTAAATGCCCTTTCCTCTACTTTGCTTTGTAAAGACACTTTTTCAATTTTTTCTAAGACATTTTTCCAAGAGAGTAAGTCATAAAGAAAAAGACACTTATCAAGCCCTTGGGTAAGCACAAACTTCGCCTTTTTCCCTGTACGAAAAGCCGAGGGAATAAAAACCCTGTTTTTTGCGTCGATTAAATGCTGGTATTTACCAATATACATATATCACCATTATTTTACACAATCCACCACTTTGCACCACTACGGCAGAATTATATTACAACTTCTATAACTTGTCAATAGGCTATTTATTTAACAACAATTAAAAGGCAACAAAAAAGCGGTAGTTCTAAAATTTCAGAACCACCGCTTTCTATTTTGCATTATTTATATTGATATAAAAAAACTATTTTGAAAAAATCATTTGAAAAGCAACAACAAGCATTACAATACCAAAAACCTTTTTAAGAATTGCGCCATCGCTTAGCACTGCGAATTTTGCGCCTACTAAACCACCTATCACAAAACCGATGCAAATCAACACCGCAACCGGTATATTCACATACTCTTTATTATAGTAAGTTATTGCCGCAAGTATACCTATTGGAGCAACCATTGCCGCAAGAGTAGTGCCTTGCGCCATATGCTGACTCATTTTGAAGAAATACACCAGCACCGGTATCAATAGAACACCACCGCCGATGCCTATAAAACCGCTTAAACAACCAGCAACTAAACCTAAAACAACATACCCCATTAAAAGCAATTCTAAATCTCCCTTATAAAAAAATAACTGGAGCAACCTATACACCGAATTCTGTTATACGCTTTTAAGCGCATATCAGGGCCATTTCTCTGTCGTATAGATTGCTCTATACGATCAAGCGGCTTACCTGCAGGCGGTTAAACCTGCAAACTTTGCCTTGCATCCCGGTAAGGATTTAGCCGTTTCATACCTTAAGTTACCTCAAGGCCTTTACCGCACTAGGCGGCAATCTTTTGCTTTTCAGCAAAAGCCGTTACTGTTCGCACCTCTATCCCGCTATATGCGGGACGATGGGAATTGCCCACTACCGTTTATCCCGCCTATGGCGGGATTGAAGTTCGGACTTTCCTCTTTGCGAATAAATCGCAAAGCGACCCTGCAGTTGCCCCAGATAATATGAATACTGCAAAAATATTAATTTTACCTAAAACCCTGCGCCGTCAAGCGCTTGGTTTACAAGTTTGTCAGCTTCTTTGTTTTTTTCACGCGGGATGTGGCAAATATCAAATTTTTGAAATTTTACTGTATATGTTTTCGCTGTTTTGAATAGTTCTAAGAGAGTAGTGTCTTTTACGCGGTAAACACCTATCATCTGCTTGCAAATTAGTTCTGAATCTGTAAAAACCACTACCGCACAAGGCAAGTACTTTTTAGCAAGTTCTAAACCTCTTATCAGTGCAGTGTACTCGGCAATATTGTTGGTTGCCTTTCCAATATACTCTTTATGGCTCAAAATGGCTACTTTATCTCTATCACAAATGTAAACACCAATTCCAGCAGGACCTGGGTTTCCCCTTGCTCCACCATCCACAAAAATATTTAATATTTTCATTTTTTGTAAAGTATTCGAAAGCAGTTATCACACCGTACCAACGCTTGAGCTTTATGAACCTCATTGATTAATTGAGGTCTTAGGTTTATGTGACAACCGCCACAGTTTTCACCCTCAATGCAAGCAACGGCAACACCGCCTTTGCCAGAACGAATATATTCATACATTGAAAGTGTATTAGGCTCTACTTTTTGAGCTAAAATGGCTCTTTGCTGACATTTTTGCAACACATCATTTTTAAAAACATCAAGCTTTTTTGTGATATCAGTTATCTCTTGCTCAATATGCTTTTCTTTTTCTTTATATTTTTTTTCGTTTTCTTTAAGTTCTGCGCTTTTTTTCTCTGAGTCTTCCATAATTTGAAGTATCT from Endomicrobiales bacterium includes the following:
- the murD gene encoding UDP-N-acetylmuramoyl-L-alanine--D-glutamate ligase — its product is MKKILKDKKISVLGMGLTGVSFANLAYTLGAKVFVSDSRSGQNRKELNKNIPFEIEGHTDKVLNADIVIKSPGLHADLPIIKKVNKRKIPLKSEIDFALSFIKPKKVVAITGTNGKTTTTVLTGEIFKKCTGKTIVAGNIGKPLSSVVNNVDSKTNLVLELSSYQLQDSSSFRPNICAILNITPDHCEHHGNMQNYILAKSNIFLNQKPKDYCILNFEDKHCRVLSKKCISKIVFFSSKRALKKGVWFADGFIHIKIGKVNFSFKTDIKIPGLHNIENAMAAVAIAICAGLNPLAVAKVVKNFKGVEHRIEFVKRVNGVDYVNDSKGTNVDSTRVALEAYNRPIWLILGGRDKGAPYKPIFSLVKRKVKGILLIGEASLIIKKAFAGVVQIIDCKTLKNAITYANKHAINNDVVLLSPACASFDQFKNFEHRGQIFKNLVNKLH
- a CDS encoding UDP-N-acetylmuramoyl-L-alanyl-D-glutamate--2,6-diaminopimelate ligase; amino-acid sequence: MKLKDLLSGSNGILYGNGDVDVKGIAVDSRKVKDGFIFFAIKGMHVDGNNYIDQAINSGACVVVSAQYLHDLSCALFLAEPSEVISEVAAKFYNYPDSQLLLFGVTGTNGKTTITYFLESILNVSDLSTGVVGTVNYRYAKKTFDSPNTTPQAAELYEILAKMVSEHQVAAVIEVSSHALSLGRVNGIEFDTAIFTNLTRDHLDFHKTMDDYFYAKAKLFSGLVQKRKNKKKIAVINIDDPYGKKMLDVVDPSAQKVTYGIKNNALVSAQEIIKSAKHASFLLKSDFGTLPVILNFIGEHNIYNALAAAASALYNGISIENVKRGLEGLNSVPGRLEKVDLGQAFNVVVDYAHTDDALKNVLTSLKPLTSGKLITVFGCGGDRDRTKRPIMGAVATELSDYVIVTSDNPRSEDPRNIALDIEVGIKRTKRENYKVVLDRKDAILEALSMAASGDVVLLAGKGHETYQIVGNNKIHFSDFEVAKLGLESLRKTGKSL
- a CDS encoding ATP-binding protein; protein product: MKSLFAKLFFSFFIITTLLCVVLLFVSFETVKKQHYSLLSDTLEKNSALLTPEVLKFIDNKNALNLYVAKAAKAINARVTVVNLQGNVLSDSENDISTMDNHKFRPEISDALDGRIGKATRFSQTEKKQMFYVAVPVKDQGVLNSVAVLRLSVPVSAIKGFQLEIWDKILNVALVTLLLSLLLAYILSKKIAGPLSQIGAAASKIATGDFSARVYIKTQGEVKNLADNFNSMGEKIKGLFSELSESRELMNRILSSLEEGIVVFDKNQKIIIFNRKFAEIVSLENLNGKHLWEVLTLSDFTGISSLSDNVFHKLPDVARNGLIYAPTVSLVKAGSEVMLVLFDVTQSRNIEKIKKEFVANVSHELMTPLTAIKGFVETMQEENTTEYLPIVQKNSERLIYIVKDLLLLSKLEEKTTELEKEKFDLTKLVANEIEIFLSKAEQKGIKIEFDSSNVYELLADQLKVEQVIVNLLDNAVKYSESGKISVSIQRDNGYVVLSVKDTGIGIPKESINKIFERFYVVDKSRSKKLGGTGLGLSIVKHIVHLHNGKLEVLSEPGVGSTFKVYLPLV
- a CDS encoding response regulator transcription factor, with protein sequence MSKLIAIVDDEEDILELVAINLRKSGFEPKVFADGAKFFKFIAKQKPELVILDIMLPDMDGFEICRNLKKDSRYDLIPIIMLTAKADETDKILGLEFGADDYVTKPFSPKELVARVKAVLRRNERKSVSKEILIGGILKLDFERFKAFVDGRQVELTTTEFKLLELFASKIGFVFSRENILDHLWGEKAVLDRTVDVHIKNLREKLGKAGKFIKNIRSIGYKLEE
- a CDS encoding UDP-N-acetylmuramoyl-tripeptide--D-alanyl-D-alanine ligase codes for the protein MEKLSFSELIGALRGSSDFIGDRNFSVTSVSIDTRVSIEDSCFFAISGNNFDGHDFIQDAFNVGAKAVVVKKNKVKNLANILNNKPVIVVENTTTALGALAHYYRKKFSVNVAAITGSCGKTTTKEMLASILQTSSKVLKTQGNFNNQIGLPLTVFGLNSSYDFCVLELGASYPGEIKILSDIVAPQVAIITNVGLAHLEGFGSKNAILKEKCSIFTSLGQDGLAVVNADDELLLREAKTSKVDYLTFGINNNADITASDIVSLGENIKFNINVFGKTKDVMLNTFGKHNVYNALAAGAGASAFGFSLDEIAVGLSEFKTSPLRSNISKIHSLNTTVINDAYNANPTSMLASIDALLSSFDSKNIVLVLGDMLELGADAQSEHEKFGLYLRGKKFEKVLFVGELMRFAYKSYNFENAGYFKNVTALCEALNSLEIKNKTIFLKASRAMRLEKAIEFIKERE
- the mraY gene encoding phospho-N-acetylmuramoyl-pentapeptide-transferase; translation: MLYHLLYPLKIFFSPLNIFQYITFRSGAAILTSLLISFLVGPWFISYLKKKEIGQHIRQDGPKTHLGKSGTPTMGGLLILVSLVGSTLLWARLDNRFILLCLAGMLWLGFLGFLDDYTKLIKKNPKGISAKTKLFWQALFAVGVAAYLWFLPSNSNFVSSVNIPYIKSMFVNLSYGYMLFVFLIIVGSSNAVNLTDGLDGLAVGNLLIAAIALAFFAYFAGHIEIAKYLKVVHVVGAGELSVLLGAMIGSCLGFLWFNAYPADVFMGDTGSLFLGGILGLVAIFIKQELILVVLGGVFVAEALSVMIQVFSFRHFKRRVFRMSPLHHHFELGGLAENKVTVRFWIIGIILALLSFVSLKIR